A region of the Stieleria neptunia genome:
CGGCCACTTGCGCGGGCGAACCCACGCCACCATCCTCCTCGTTCTCATCAATGGGAAGTTTGCGAAAGCCACCGGTGACCGCTTCAGCGGAATGTGCGGCGACGTCTTCAAATTCGTCCAAAAGGGTGTCGAACAAAACTAAAACTCCAAGAGGAACAGTGCAGGGTATCTGTAATGAATAATGATCGGTGTGTCGGTTCGGCGTAGGGGGTTTTGGTGAAAATCACCAAACCATTTACTCCAGGTCAGTTCGCGGGCTGATCGTGACCAATCCGCATCGCCGGGAACCATGGCGAGCTATCCAACGGTGTCTGATTCAAATTCGCTGGTGAAACTCTACCACCCCCCTTACGCTTCCCTGGTGGCCTCGGCTAATTGGAAAAACTTTCCAGTTGTCCCAGTTGGCCGTGATTGGTTGACTTTGCCGGGAGCGAGAAGGCGCGCTCGCGCTGCTCCCATTTTTCCTCTCCCGTGCAAATTCTCCCCAAGCATGCCCCCTGTCCTTACTCCGCGACGATTAAACCAGCCTTCCCAGCGTCCGAGATCGAACCATCAGATTCATGCTCGCGTACAATTTTTCGCGTACAATTTTTCGCGTACAATTTTCTCGCGTACGATTCTTCGCGTCCTGTCTTGCCACGGCCGACCGGAACCGTTCCAAGTCGTAAGCGGTGGGAGATTGGCGCCAAGGATTGTGCCGACCGATGGAGATTCGTTCCTGGAATGCGTGCAACCGTTGCTCGTAATGGACTTCGACCTTCGCCTTCCTGGCCGTTCCCGACGTGTTCACGCCACAAAGGTGAATCGCAGATCCGAATCCATCGGATTGCTCGTACGAACAAAGTAGTTCGTTATTTGACCGCGGGTCATCGGGGATGTCCGACAGGCGTCGTGACTACAATCTTGGGCGGAGTGACGAATCGTTTCGCACTCCGACGTGCAGTCAGTTCGGTGTGGGAGCGGCGTGTAATGTGGCGTGATCGAGGACGTCTAAGATTTTAGTCTGGTCGCCGGTCGGGTCCACCCGCAACAACTTCAAAACTTCTTCATATTTTAGCCGATGTACCTGCTATCTTGCCCAAATTGCCACGCTGAACTGACGGTCACCCCTGCACAGGCGGGTGATAGCACGTCATGCCCCCAGTGTCACGCCGATGTCGCGATCCCAAAACTGGGTGAGCTGCGAGAATTGCCACAGGTCGGGGACGCCCCAGACCAGCCGGCCGCGACCGCGCCCTCGGGCGGCAGCACGATTGTCTTCCTGATGCTCGGCTTGATCGCCGTCGCGCTGCTGGTGGGAGCCGGATACAACGCTGTTCGCTGGGCAATGATCGAAACGACGACCACCACGGAATCACACCTGGCCGAGATCGAGGAGAGTTATGCGCGGGTGGAGCCCGCTTCGGTGATCCTGGAATTCGAGGACATGGAAGTCCGCTCGCTCGACCTGGTGTCGCCGTATACCTACCACGTCGTTGTCACGAAAAAGTCCAGGCTGGGGTGGAATGCGGTCATCACCGCCAGCCTGGCACTGGTTTGCGGGATCGGCGCCTTCGGCGCTGCGTCGCTTGGTCGCAGCGAATCACGAAGTTGATCGTCTCAGAGGGACACTTAGGCACCGGGCCGCCGACAGCCCGCTCGCGGGCTGTCGCTGTGATGGGATTCGTCGATCCAATGGTGAGCCGCCGGCCGTAAGGCCACGGGCAGCGCCAGGCGGCCCGGCCGCTCACGCGTCGCGGCTCACTCACTAAATCGACAGGCCGCTCGCGCCGCAGCGCGAACAGCCTACGCTGATTTGTCAGCGGCAGAGCTTGATCAGCTCGCGGCAGAAATCCGGCAGGTCATCCGGCCGGCGACTGGTCACGTGGTTTGCATCAACGACCACCGCGGCGTCTTCGTAGGTCGCACCGGCGTTGACCAGGTCGTCTTTGATCCCGGGTGATCCGGTCACGTTGATGCCTCGGTAGACGCCGGCGGAAATCGGAATCCAACCGCCGTGACAGATCGCGGCGATCGGTTTTTTGGCATCATTGAAAGCCCGGACCAAATCGAGCACGACGGGATCACGCCGCAATTTATCGGGCATGAATCCGCCGGGCACCACCAGCGCGTCGAAAGCCGCTTCGTCCATCGCGTCGATGCGGGCATCGGAGACACAGGGGTAGCCATTTTTGCCGGCGTAACAACGCCCCGCCTCGGGACCGGCGACGGTGACCGACGCACCGGCTTCGATCAAACGCAATTTCGGGTACCACAGTTCCAGATCCTCGTAGATGTCTCCGACCAGGATCAGCACGTTCTTGCCCGCCAACGGCGTGTCGCTCATTTGAAGCACCTACTTTTTGACCAAATAGCGTTGATACGCGGCGACGGCCAACTGGTCGCAGCGTTCGTTTTCCAGGTGGCCGGAATGGCCTTTGACGTGTTCGAACTTGATCTGGTGTTTCTGCATCAACCGATCCAGTTCCTGCCACTGCTCGACGTTCTTGACGGGGACCAGTTTCGAACCGTCTTTTCGTTTCCAACCGCGACTCTTCCAGCCCTTCATCCAGCTTTGCATCCCCTGCAGCACGTAACTGCTGTCGGCATACAGGGTGACTTCGCAGGGTTCCTTCAAGGCCTTCAGGCCTTCGATCACCGCCTGCAGTTCCATCTTGTTGTTGGTGGTCTGGGGATCACCGGCGGCGCGTTCGAGTTCCTTGTCGGTTTTGCCACAGCGCAAGATGAATGCCCAGCCACCCGGTCCTGGGTTTCCGCTGCATGCGCCGTCGGTATAGAGCTGGACTGGTTTCATCGCGAGAGAGTCTTTCGGTGATCGCCGGTGCTGTCAACTGGGAACGCAGTCGAGCCGCCGGGAGGATGCAGGAGTAGGTTGGTACTGGTGTTAGCCTAACGCCATCGACTTTGGCACTGAAGGCGTGATCGGAACGGCGCGAGCCGTCCGATTCCAGCTTGAAAGACCGGAGAGGCTCGCGCCCTACCGCTAACAAAAAAGCACCTCGCATGGCAAGTCGATCGGCGGCGTCGGTGGATCCACCGGGCCGGCGGTGTTACTTGGCGACCATGTCACCGGGCACGTCGCCGACGGTGCCTTTGGTCGGTGCGGGCAACCCGCGCGGCTGGGAGAGTTCCGCGGCAAGTTGCAGCGTCTCGTCGCTCAATCGCCACGGCAGTTCCACCCAAAAGGTGCTGCCGCGTCCCAGTTCGCTTTCAAAACCGACTTCGCCGCCGAGCAGTTTGGCCAGTTCTTTGACGATCGAGAGCCCCAGTCCGGTGCCGGCGAATTCGCGGGTCAGCCCTTCGCCGTCGAGCACTTTGCGGCTCTGTCGAAACTTTTGGAAAATCACCGATTGATCCTCTTCGGCGATCCCCACGCCGGTGTCGATGATCATCAGACGGAACCGCCCGGTCGCAATCCCCCCGGACAGATCGACGACGCGGACCGTCACCATGCCGCCTTCGGGTGTGAATTTGATCGCGTTGGAAAGCAGGTTGTTGACGATCTGACCGAGCTTGTTGGGATCCTGAAACGCGGTCGGCAAATCGTCGGGGACGTCGACGGTCAACGAGATGTCTTTTTCTTCCGAGAGCGATCCGATCATGTCGCACTGGGCGGTGACCAGGCGGCCGAGGTCGAATTCGTTCCGCCGGACCTCCATTTTCCCCGCTTCGACCTTGGCCAGATCCAGGATGTCGTTGATCATTTCCAACAACAGCCGGCCGCTCTTTTGAATGTTCTGGGCGTAACGCCGCTGTTTGTCGGTCAACGAGTCGATCCCTTGCAAGACATCGGAGAACCCGATGATGCTGTTGAGCGGTGTGCGGAGCTCGTGACTCATGTTGGCCATGAAGTCGCTTTTGACGCGGTTGGCTTCATAGAGTTGCCAGTTCAACTGGGCCAACTGGTCAACCCGGCCGTCGAGTTCCGCGTTGATGATCTTTTCTTTTTCCTGGCTTTCCAACATCCCCCGCAACATTCGATTGAAGGCATCGGCAAGCTCGCGAAACTCATCCTCCGATTCGATCACCGCGCGCTGCGTGACGTCCCCATGGGTGATCGAATCGCTGACGTCGCGCAAGTGATACAGCGGTTCGAGGACCAGGTAGCGAATCAACGCGTGCAACATGTACAGCGTCGCGGCGACGATGAACAAGGCCAAGGCGACGACGATCGAGCTGATCCAGGTGGTTTGGTTCTCCGTGTCCTTGTAGGGCATGCTGACGCGGATCACGCGAAACGGCGCCAAACTGGCTTGTTCGATGGGGCTGCCCGATGTCGCCAACGCCGCCTTTTCGCCTTCGGGGGCATGGCAGGTGATGCACGTCAGTTTTGGGAAGACGGGGCGATAGTAAATGTAGCGACCGTCGACCGGCCCGAGTTGCTGGTGCACCGGCAGCGTGCCGAGCCCGATCATGCTCATCGATTCGTTTTCGCCCAAGTCGATCGACTCGGAGATGTCCGGTTGCTGCTGGGCGATCCGCCGGGCCAGCTGGCTGCGAAACTGAGGCTCGAGCGTCTGCAGTCGTTTCCGCTCGGCGGGATCCTCCGGCGGCGAGATCGGGGGCAGGTTGGTGTAGGCCACCCGGTCTTCCAGCCCCAGAATTTCGAATTCGATGTCCTTGGCCAGCATTTCCGCCCGCAGGCCGGCGAGAATCGGTTGGTTGGCAGCGATCGCCTCGGGGCTGCTGGTCTGGGCCCATTTGGCATCGCTGTGCAGTAGCATCAGCTCCGCATCGGCCAAGTCTTGGGCCCGCTGCTGTGTGGTCCGTTGGACCAAACGGTTGCCCAGCGTCTGCACGACCAAGAACGCGCCGCACATCAACAGCGTGAAGGCCGACCCGAAGAAGAGCAGGCACTTTCGCTCCAGGCTCATCGACGAAAACAGTCCTTGAACCAGGCGAAACATGATAGTTTGAATCGTTTGGAATGGGCGAATCGGGTGGGATTGGAACGACACGACGCCGCGATGGTTGCAGCACGCGCCCCGACCGTTGTTCTACAGACCTTGGTTTTATCGCCTATGCTGAGGCTGTCGACAGACTGATTCCGACGTTCTCTTGGAGTGAGAACAAGAGCAATTTGCCCAGTTTATCTGCTTGTGACGCGATTTTGGGCGAATTAGCATGGTCGGTTCGCACATTCGCCGATTTCGGCGACGCATTGACCACTTTCCGAATTCTTCCCAAAACATCCGCGTGTCTCGTGCGGCACATCGGCCGCTGAGGAGCCCAAAACCATGAATCGAAAGGTCCGAAACGTATTTCAGTGGACCCTGGTCGTCTGCTTGACCGTGATGCTCGGCATCGGCCCTGCATCGGCCGGCGGCTTGTTAAAACGCCTCCGCGGAAACTCGTCTGATTCATGCGCAGAGATCTGCTGCCCGGAACCGGCTTGTGTTTCCCAGCCGATCTGCCCCGCTCCCGTGGTCAGCTGCTGCGATCCCGCACCAGTGATCTGCTGCGACCCCGTTCCGACATGCGAACCGATCCCCTGCTCGCCGGTCGTTTCCGTCGATTGCTGCGAAAGCGCCGCGGCGCCCGCGGCCCACGAAACCGCACCGATGAGTACCACCCCGGGCGATTCAGCCACCGACGAGGCACCGCCGGCCCCCGAGGCACCGGCCGAGCCCGAACCGCCAGCTGAACCTGAGGCACCGGCCGAACCCGAGGCACCGGCCGAACCCGCTGCTCCGGAACCCGCGACTCCCGAGCCGGCTGCCACCGAACCCGAACCGCCGGCCGCCGACGCCCCGAAGACCACCGAAGCGGAAACCGGCGAGGCGGCGACCATGCCCGCCGAAAGCGAACCCGCCGTGGCCGAACCGAATCCGTTTGACAAGGCTCCCGAAACCCCGGCAACCGAACCCGAGCCGGCGGCAACGGAAGAACCCGCACCGGCCGACGGCGGACTCGATGACCTGTTCGGCGACGCGCCCGCTGCGGACGCCCCCGCCGACGCCGTACCGGCAGCCGAAGAACCGATGGACGACTTGTTCGGCGATCCGGCTCCGGCCGACGCGGCACCGGCAACGGAAGAACCCGCACCGGCCGACGGCGGACTCGATGACCTGTTCGGCGACGCGCCCGCTGCGGACGCCCCCGCCGACGCCGCACCGGCAGCCGAAGAACCGATGGACGACCTGTTCGGCGATCCGGCTCCGGCCGACGCAGCCCCGGCAACCGAAGAACCCGCACCGGCCGACGGCGGACTCGATGACCTGTTCGGCGACGCGCCCGCTGCGGACGCCCCCGCCGACGCCGCACCGGCAGCCGAAGAACCGATGGACGACCTGTTCGGCGATCCAGCTCCGGCTGACGCGGCCCCGGCAACGGAAGAACCCGCACCGGCCGACGGCGGACTCGATGATCTGTTCGGCGACGCGCCCGCTGCGGACGCCCCCGCGGACGCCGCACCGGCAGCCGAAGAAGCGATGGACGACCTGTTCGGCGATCCGGCTCCGGCTGACGCAGCCCCGGCAACCGAAGAACCCGCAGCGGCCGACGGCGGACTGGATGATCTGTTCGGCGACGCGCCCGCTGCGGACGCCCCCGCCGACGCCGCACCGGCAGCCGAAGAAGCGATGGACGACTTGTTCGGCGATCCGGCTCCGGCTACCGAAGAACCCGCAGCGGCCGACGGCGGACTGGATGATCTGTTCGGTGACACAACCGAACCAGCAGCCGACACTTCCGAGGCGTCCTCGGCCACCGAGTCCCTGGACGACCTGTTCGGTGATCCGGGCGCCAGCGATGACGCGCCGGCCAGCGAAGCGAAGCCGGCCGACGATGCAGCGGAGAACCTGGACGACCTGTTTGGAAAAATGCCCGCCGCCGAGGGTTCGCTGAGCGTTCAAGTCGTCTCCGTCGCCCCCGCCGTCGCGATCAACCCGCTGGATGAGACTCACGTGCGAACGTGGATCGACAACACGGGCAAGTATCAGGTCGAAGGTCGCTTGATCGAAATCAACAGCGAGAACGTCCGGTTGCTCAAATCCAACGGCCGAACCTGCACGGTCCCCGCCGGACGACTGTGCCCGGCCGATGAGTCGTACGTCGATTCGATCCGCGATGAAATCAAGCAATCGCGATTGCCCTTGCTGAGCAGCAAGTAGCGTCCAAGCTTGACATCGTGAAACGATACGGCGAGCCTATCGCATCCGCGATGGGCTCGCTTTTTTTGTTGATGGCCCCTTGATCAACAGGCCTCTTCGGCCCAGCTGCAAATGACGCCATGACTGACACCGTTCGATTGATGCATTACGACCCGCGCTGGCGGCAGGAGTTCGAGCAAACGCGGAGCGGGATTTTGCACAGTTGTCTCGGTTGGGTGAT
Encoded here:
- a CDS encoding type 1 glutamine amidotransferase domain-containing protein, translating into MSDTPLAGKNVLILVGDIYEDLELWYPKLRLIEAGASVTVAGPEAGRCYAGKNGYPCVSDARIDAMDEAAFDALVVPGGFMPDKLRRDPVVLDLVRAFNDAKKPIAAICHGGWIPISAGVYRGINVTGSPGIKDDLVNAGATYEDAAVVVDANHVTSRRPDDLPDFCRELIKLCR
- the rnhA gene encoding ribonuclease HI, with amino-acid sequence MKPVQLYTDGACSGNPGPGGWAFILRCGKTDKELERAAGDPQTTNNKMELQAVIEGLKALKEPCEVTLYADSSYVLQGMQSWMKGWKSRGWKRKDGSKLVPVKNVEQWQELDRLMQKHQIKFEHVKGHSGHLENERCDQLAVAAYQRYLVKK
- a CDS encoding sensor histidine kinase, which codes for MFRLVQGLFSSMSLERKCLLFFGSAFTLLMCGAFLVVQTLGNRLVQRTTQQRAQDLADAELMLLHSDAKWAQTSSPEAIAANQPILAGLRAEMLAKDIEFEILGLEDRVAYTNLPPISPPEDPAERKRLQTLEPQFRSQLARRIAQQQPDISESIDLGENESMSMIGLGTLPVHQQLGPVDGRYIYYRPVFPKLTCITCHAPEGEKAALATSGSPIEQASLAPFRVIRVSMPYKDTENQTTWISSIVVALALFIVAATLYMLHALIRYLVLEPLYHLRDVSDSITHGDVTQRAVIESEDEFRELADAFNRMLRGMLESQEKEKIINAELDGRVDQLAQLNWQLYEANRVKSDFMANMSHELRTPLNSIIGFSDVLQGIDSLTDKQRRYAQNIQKSGRLLLEMINDILDLAKVEAGKMEVRRNEFDLGRLVTAQCDMIGSLSEEKDISLTVDVPDDLPTAFQDPNKLGQIVNNLLSNAIKFTPEGGMVTVRVVDLSGGIATGRFRLMIIDTGVGIAEEDQSVIFQKFRQSRKVLDGEGLTREFAGTGLGLSIVKELAKLLGGEVGFESELGRGSTFWVELPWRLSDETLQLAAELSQPRGLPAPTKGTVGDVPGDMVAK
- a CDS encoding SHD1 domain-containing protein encodes the protein MSTTPGDSATDEAPPAPEAPAEPEPPAEPEAPAEPEAPAEPAAPEPATPEPAATEPEPPAADAPKTTEAETGEAATMPAESEPAVAEPNPFDKAPETPATEPEPAATEEPAPADGGLDDLFGDAPAADAPADAVPAAEEPMDDLFGDPAPADAAPATEEPAPADGGLDDLFGDAPAADAPADAAPAAEEPMDDLFGDPAPADAAPATEEPAPADGGLDDLFGDAPAADAPADAAPAAEEPMDDLFGDPAPADAAPATEEPAPADGGLDDLFGDAPAADAPADAAPAAEEAMDDLFGDPAPADAAPATEEPAAADGGLDDLFGDAPAADAPADAAPAAEEAMDDLFGDPAPATEEPAAADGGLDDLFGDTTEPAADTSEASSATESLDDLFGDPGASDDAPASEAKPADDAAENLDDLFGKMPAAEGSLSVQVVSVAPAVAINPLDETHVRTWIDNTGKYQVEGRLIEINSENVRLLKSNGRTCTVPAGRLCPADESYVDSIRDEIKQSRLPLLSSK